The bacterium BMS3Abin08 genomic interval CCTTTCGTTCCATAGGGACTTTTATTTCCCTGTCTTCTGCTGCAAGACCTCCGAAAACAATACTTATCACAAGCCCCGGGGAAAAAGAGGGAAAAACCACGGTGACGATTAATACAGCCACGGCCCTGACAAACACCCTCGGCAAGGGTATTGTCATAGATGCCGACTTAAGAAAGCCGAAAATTCACAATGGATTTGGTGTGGAAAACAGCACCGGGCTCTCAACCTTCCTGTCAGGTAATATGGAGTTTGATGAGGGCCTGATAAAACCAACAACCGGGGTGCTCGATGTAATAACATCAGGTCCGATTCCGCCTAACCCGTCTGAGCTGTTAGGGTCTGCAAGGATGAAGGATTTGCTCGATGCCCTTTACTCCATTTATGATTTCGTCATAATTGATTCAGCTCCGGTTCTGGGGATGACCGACAGTCTTTACCTGAGCAGTTTTGCTGATGGTGTGGTCATTGTAATCAGGTCAGGTCAAACTCCACGCGATGCGCTGACGGAAACAAAAAGAATGCTCAACAGAATAAATGCCAAGATCCTGGGTGTTGTAATAAATGGTATTAAAGAGAAAGACCTCAGATATGGTTCTTATTCCTACTACTATTCCTCTTACTACAAAGAGCATTAATGGAAAAGAGGCCCTTCCGGAGATTGCGTCGAAAATGTCCCCTCTTTTCCAGGGAGGGCAACAGAGGTATGACCCGCAGAAATGCCTGAAGGACCGGGAAAGAAAACGTTTATCGTACTGGTGCACCTCGTCTCCCTTCTTGTCCTCATCAGATTAGTTGCTGTAGCATACAATGATATAATCCTTAAGAAAAAAACCCTGCAAAACCTGTCTCTTGCCATAAAGATAATCCCTGATGATGCCGGTAATTATTACGATCTTGGGTTGGTACGGCAGTATGATTTATTTAATCGTGATTTAAACAGGGCTATTGAGTTTTATGGAACCGCACTCAGAAAAAATCCCCTTTTCTCAAGGGCATTGATAGGTTTGGCCAATGCCTACCAGGCTGCCGGCAGAAAGAGAGATGCCTTTTTAGCTGTGGATAGTTATCGTAAATTAACGCCCAACAATACTGATAGTCTTTGGAGAGTGGCCGTGTTTTATCTTGTTAACAGTGACAGGGTTGACAAGGCAATGGAGTATTTTGAGAAATTAATTGAGATGGATCCCGGTTTGCAGACAAGGGTATATGACGTATGTTATCAGATGAAGCTTTCCAATAAATATATCATGAATCACCTTCTGAAGGACAAGGCAGGGTTGTACCCTTCATATCTGGGATATCTTATCAGCCATGGTAAGCTTGATGATGCCATGGAATTCTATAATAACGTAAGCCATAAGCTGATTTATGAGAAGTCCGGTATGAAATTATGTAATTTTCTTATTAAAAACAAGAGATACGATGATGCATTTTCAGTATGGGAGGAGATGATTGGGAAGCTCCGGAATAGATATTATTCCGAAGGGTCGTTATTATCCAACGGAGGCTTTGAAAGCGATATAACCAACGGCTGTTTTGGCTGGGTTGTTGGTAAGGCAAGGGGCGTTAAGATATACGAAGACCACAGTCTCCACCTGGAAGGCAGGCGCTCCCTGGGGATATCTTTCAGCGGTGAATACAATGTCGATTTAGATGTAATCAGGCAGCTTGTACTTCTTGCTCCTGAGAATTCGTATCTCTTAAAGGCCTATGTAAAAACAGACGGACTGACTACCACAAACGGTCTTTTTTTTGAAGCAAGGGGATACGATTGTAATAAAATATACGCCAGGTCGGACGTTATTACCGGAACCAATTCCTGGGCTTCACCGGTAAGCCTGAGGTTTTCCGTGCCCCCTGACTGCGGGGTTGTAAAAATCTCGTTAAGGAGGCAGAAATCCAGGAAGTTCAATAATAAAATAAAGGGTAATGCATGGGTAGATGGGCTACAACTCATAAGGCTAAAGACAGGACCCTGAGAATACTTTCTACAGCGGGTCTCATAAACCGGTTCAATCAGGATGACTCAACAGGCGTGTATTTTGAACGTGCCGTGAGATGCTATGATGTCCTGATTGAAATACTGGAAGATGCGGCTACAGCTAAAGAACTATCGGATATTTCCGGTATTGGTGTCGCGAGGGTGAAGGAGACAGCTGAAACTATAATTAATAACCTGCTCTTTAACAAGGAGGGCGATCCGTTCTTATCCCTTGGACTGCATGAAAATACGGTACAGGAAAGATTGAATAAAAGATGGAAGCGGGTGCTGAAGCTTTATCATCCGGACCGCTTTTTTAATCAGAAGGAATATGAAGAAAAGGCAAAAAAGATCAACGAGGTCTATAATGAAGCAACGGGTCTGCTGTCACGGAGATTATCCCTGAACAGGGCGCCGGCGGCCAAAACGCAGGCTTATGATTTTTCGAAAATATTAAATGAAACCATGAAGGCTCATGGGACCTTCAGCAATAAATACTATAAATATTCGAGATACATACCTGCTTTTATTACAATAGTGACTTTTTCTGTTGCGGTTGTCTTTACAGTTGTCTTTTATGTAAATCAGACCTCTACAAGAAGTTCGGTTAATGAGGATAAGCATGACACCGTCAGGAAGGAGACAGTGAATTCAGTCGTAATGGAAGAGAAATTGCAACCCGGTAAATCAACAGCTAAGCCGTCCGGGGAGACCACGTTGTCAGCAAGCGGAAACGATGAGCAATCCAGGCAGCCGGTGCTTAAAAAAGATCGACACAGGAGAACGGATGTGCGGGTATCACACACAAAGGACAAAGAAGAAGCGCTTGCCGGGGATAACGGGAAACCGATCAATGACACTGTTGCGGAATTACGGAAGGATAATACCCCTGAAAAACCAAGCCCTGCCTCTTTACCGGGGGCCAATAATTCAAAAGCGGATATTGAGGGTGTTGGTGGCAACGGTATCCACGATATCGTTCCCCATGTACAAGAGAATAACCCCGTGGGTTCATCCCCTCAAGATGGAGGTATTATTGAGACCGGAAGCAGGACCCCTGAGGAAGGGGAGAGAACCGTTCCCGTTCAACCATCGGTCTCAAGGTCCCTTCCGGGTACTCTCCGTGATGAGTCAGCCGGGGAGGTCCGGGTGCAGGTAACAACGAAGAAGAACCCTGGTGATTCAACTTATGTTTCGAAGGCTGCGGGAGAAACCCTCCATAACTACCGGGATAAAGACAGACAGGAATTGCCGGAGGGGCAGGGGGATTCTATAATCGGTCGGACTCGGAAACCTGCAGGGACCAAAACACGCAGGACATCCGTAGTTGAGGAGGCAGTTCATAAAGACATGCTCAGTAAAGAGGATATAAGCGGCTTTCTGAAGAGGTACGTCTTCTTATACGAAGAGGGAGACCTTGATGCGTTTCTGGGCCTTTTCGGCAGAGATGCCGTGGAAAATGGCAGGAGTGTATCACTATTGACCGACAGGTACCGGAAGATATTCAGAAACTCTAAAAACAGATACCTGTTGAGTGATCTATCCATAAACATAAAGGATAATAATGTAGCTGATGTTACGGCAACCTTCCGGATCGTCAGGGTCCGTTTGAAAGACGGCAGGAACCTCCAATACCGGGGAAGAATAAGGTGGACTATAAAAAGGGTTGCAAATTCACTGAAAATAGTGAGACTTCAATATGATTAGCATTTCCGTAGTCTCTATTGCCGT includes:
- a CDS encoding tetratricopeptide repeat protein, with the translated sequence MPEGPGKKTFIVLVHLVSLLVLIRLVAVAYNDIILKKKTLQNLSLAIKIIPDDAGNYYDLGLVRQYDLFNRDLNRAIEFYGTALRKNPLFSRALIGLANAYQAAGRKRDAFLAVDSYRKLTPNNTDSLWRVAVFYLVNSDRVDKAMEYFEKLIEMDPGLQTRVYDVCYQMKLSNKYIMNHLLKDKAGLYPSYLGYLISHGKLDDAMEFYNNVSHKLIYEKSGMKLCNFLIKNKRYDDAFSVWEEMIGKLRNRYYSEGSLLSNGGFESDITNGCFGWVVGKARGVKIYEDHSLHLEGRRSLGISFSGEYNVDLDVIRQLVLLAPENSYLLKAYVKTDGLTTTNGLFFEARGYDCNKIYARSDVITGTNSWASPVSLRFSVPPDCGVVKISLRRQKSRKFNNKIKGNAWVDGLQLIRLKTGP
- a CDS encoding DnaJ domain protein: MGRWATTHKAKDRTLRILSTAGLINRFNQDDSTGVYFERAVRCYDVLIEILEDAATAKELSDISGIGVARVKETAETIINNLLFNKEGDPFLSLGLHENTVQERLNKRWKRVLKLYHPDRFFNQKEYEEKAKKINEVYNEATGLLSRRLSLNRAPAAKTQAYDFSKILNETMKAHGTFSNKYYKYSRYIPAFITIVTFSVAVVFTVVFYVNQTSTRSSVNEDKHDTVRKETVNSVVMEEKLQPGKSTAKPSGETTLSASGNDEQSRQPVLKKDRHRRTDVRVSHTKDKEEALAGDNGKPINDTVAELRKDNTPEKPSPASLPGANNSKADIEGVGGNGIHDIVPHVQENNPVGSSPQDGGIIETGSRTPEEGERTVPVQPSVSRSLPGTLRDESAGEVRVQVTTKKNPGDSTYVSKAAGETLHNYRDKDRQELPEGQGDSIIGRTRKPAGTKTRRTSVVEEAVHKDMLSKEDISGFLKRYVFLYEEGDLDAFLGLFGRDAVENGRSVSLLTDRYRKIFRNSKNRYLLSDLSINIKDNNVADVTATFRIVRVRLKDGRNLQYRGRIRWTIKRVANSLKIVRLQYD